In one Mucilaginibacter ginsenosidivorax genomic region, the following are encoded:
- a CDS encoding LLM class flavin-dependent oxidoreductase produces MSLKTLDKLAYSVLDLATVVEGHPIADTYRLSLQNARQAEQLGYTRYWFAEHHNMIAVASSATSLLIGYVAGNTQTIRVGSGGIMLPNHSPLVVAEQFGTLATLYPNRIDLGLGRAPGTDQVTAMAIRGENMNASFYFPRDVEALQKYFSVDNADAKVRAIPGEGLEVPIWILGSSTDSARLAAAKGLPYAFASHFAPAYFKEAIKIYRDNFKPSAVLQQPYVMACVNVVAADTDEEAEYLATSVKQMFMGIVTGKRRLLQPPVESMAHIWNVFEEEAVMQMLAYSFIGSKQKITAALTDFVEENGVDEIMATSHIYDSEAKLKSYRLFAETFIGSLVH; encoded by the coding sequence ATGAGTTTAAAAACATTGGATAAGCTGGCTTATTCGGTACTTGATTTGGCTACCGTGGTTGAGGGGCACCCTATTGCCGATACTTACCGGTTGAGCCTGCAGAACGCGCGGCAGGCCGAGCAGCTGGGCTATACGCGTTACTGGTTTGCCGAGCATCATAATATGATTGCGGTGGCAAGTTCGGCCACATCATTACTAATTGGTTATGTGGCGGGCAATACGCAGACAATCCGCGTGGGTTCGGGCGGGATTATGCTGCCTAATCATTCGCCGCTGGTGGTGGCCGAGCAGTTTGGCACCCTGGCTACCCTTTACCCCAACCGGATTGACCTTGGCCTTGGCCGCGCCCCCGGCACCGACCAGGTTACCGCCATGGCCATCAGGGGCGAGAACATGAACGCGTCGTTTTACTTCCCGCGGGATGTGGAGGCGCTGCAAAAATATTTTTCGGTCGATAACGCCGATGCCAAGGTTCGCGCCATTCCCGGCGAGGGGCTGGAGGTACCGATATGGATATTAGGGTCGAGCACGGATAGCGCCCGGCTTGCCGCGGCCAAGGGTTTGCCCTATGCCTTCGCCAGTCACTTTGCGCCGGCCTACTTTAAAGAGGCTATTAAAATATACCGGGATAACTTTAAACCTTCGGCCGTGTTGCAGCAGCCCTACGTAATGGCCTGCGTAAACGTAGTAGCCGCCGATACCGACGAGGAAGCCGAATACCTGGCCACCAGCGTTAAGCAAATGTTTATGGGCATTGTTACCGGCAAACGTCGCCTGCTGCAACCCCCGGTTGAAAGCATGGCCCACATCTGGAACGTGTTTGAAGAGGAAGCCGTGATGCAGATGCTGGCTTACTCGTTCATAGGCAGCAAGCAAAAAATTACAGCGGCCCTAACCGATTTTGTGGAAGAGAACGGGGTGGACGAGATTATGGCAACATCGCACATTTATGATAGCGAAGCGAAGCTGAAATCGTACAGGTTGTTTGCGGAAACGTTCATTGGTTCACTGGTTCATTAG